The Melitaea cinxia chromosome 21, ilMelCinx1.1, whole genome shotgun sequence genome has a window encoding:
- the LOC123663910 gene encoding uncharacterized protein LOC123663910, whose translation MLRNRLFHILKTAFRTNSKRGIVQIRNIAPVTLGLLTTAYCDEKEQDDSLWTANGLEHEFLIKQATTVNVNAATQLLTVTLVAIQDTSERLRDALTKEICLIKQALEWGDEGTPPQHWDQLVAVRGALCDLKHNLRTLFSYMDYAEKLATTAAEISYLSGNIVASDAICERIDHACRACNTQKQLTHELQQESLELQQQAIISSPHLEEKLKNNSENDKKQNVEG comes from the exons ATGCTTAGAAATAGATTATTTCATATACTTAAAACAGCTTTTCGGACAAATAGTAAAAGAGGTATTGTTCAAATACGAAATATAGCACCTGTAACTTTGGGCCTTTTAACTACTGCATATTGTGATGAAAAAGAACAGGATGATTCTCTTTGGACCGCTAATGGCTTAGAACACGAATTTCTTATTAAACAGGCTACTACGGTTAACGTCAATGCTGCTACACAACTACTTACAGTTACTTTAGTTGCCATTCAAGACACTAGCGAAAG aTTAAGAGATGCATTGACCAAagaaatttgtttaataaaacagGCTCTTGAATGGGGTGATGAAGGCACTCCGCCACAACACTGGGACCAGCTAGTGGCAGTCAGAGGAGCCTTGTGTGATCTTAAACACAACCTGAGAACTCTCTTTA gcTATATGGATTATGCAGAAAAATTAGCAACTACTGCAGCAGAAATATCATATTTGTCTGGCAACATTGTAGCTTCTGATGCTATATGTGAAAGGATTGATCATGCATGCAG gGCTTGTAACACTCAAAAACAATTAACACATGAGTTGCAGCAAGAGAGCTTGGAGTTACAACAGCAGGCCATTATAAGTTCTCCACACCTTGAAgagaaattgaaaaataattcagAAAATGATAAAAAGCAAAATGTAGAAGGATAA